From the genome of Etheostoma spectabile isolate EspeVRDwgs_2016 chromosome 10, UIUC_Espe_1.0, whole genome shotgun sequence, one region includes:
- the asb12a gene encoding ankyrin repeat and SOCS box protein 12a has product MVLGQAVNNSLMDISKIFSLLQPKEDDEDSEHCQALNNAVSSNDVTLLSELLSQESYRRSINARSGWGVPVTPLRTAAALGHLRCLEVLLEHGAEVDSLDVKAQTPLFTAVNGKHLDCVVALLKAGADPNGSQYNNCSPVLTAAREGDVDVLRELLRLGAEVDVRAKVPEWAANATACRGPLYISAVYGHLDCFKLLLLHGANPNFNCTDEKMLARIKQPKTVLEVCLRYGCGVEYIQLLIDFGADVYLPTLIIDKTTKQNEALLLLLKERACPKTLMSQTRLAIRRCLPCASRELAVDSLNVPVILRNYLKHDTCELIGC; this is encoded by the exons ATGGTTCTGGGCCAAGCTGTCAACAATAGCTTGATGGACATTTCGAAGATCTTCTCCCTGCTGCAGCCTAAGGAGGACGATGAGGACAGCGAGCATTGTCAGGCCTTGAACAACGCCGTGAGCAGCAACGACGTGACTCTGCTCTCCGAGCTTCTGTCTCAGGAGAGCTACAGGAGGTCTATCAATGCCCGAAGCGGGTGGGGGGTCCCGGTCACCCCCCTGCGCACTGCCGCTGCCCTGGGACACCTGAGGTGCTTGGAGGTGTTGCTGGAGCACGGTGCAGAG GTCGACAGCCTGGATGTGAAGGCCCAGACGCCTTTGTTCACAGCTGTGAATGGGAAACATCTGGACTGTGTGGTCGCCCTGCTGAAGGCCGGGGCCGACCCTAATGGCAGCCAGTACAACAACTGCTCCCCGGTGCTGACCGCGGCCCGGGAGGGCGACGTAGACGTGCTCCGAGAGCTGCTGCGCTTGGGAGCCGAGGTGGACGTCAGGGCCAAAGTCCCCGAGTGGGCTGCCAACGCCACGGCCTGCAGAGGGCCCCTTTACATCTCAGCTGTTTACGGACACCTGGACTGCTTCAAACTGCTCCTTCTCCACGGGGCCAACCCCAACTTTAACTGCACAGATGAGAAGATGCTGGCCAGGATAAAGCAGCCAAAGACAGTCCTGGAGGTGTGTCTGCGTTATGGCTGCGGGGTGGAGTACATCCAGCTTCTCATAGACTTTGGGGCAGACGTGTATCTGCCCACGCTGATCATTGACAAGACCACAAAGCAGAACGAGGCTCTCCTTCTGCTGCTCAAAGAGAGAG CTTGTCCCAAAACGCTGATGTCGCAGACTCGGCTGGCAATTCGAAGATGCCTCCCCTGTGCCAGTAGGGAGCTTGCCGTTGACAGCTTGAATGTTCCTGTGATCCTGAGGAACTACCTCAAGCACGACACCTGTGAACTCATCGGATGCTAA